A region of Moorena producens PAL-8-15-08-1 DNA encodes the following proteins:
- the gatC gene encoding Asp-tRNA(Asn)/Glu-tRNA(Gln) amidotransferase subunit GatC translates to MIDREQVQKVANLARLELKAEEEEKFAAQMSNIFDYFQQLSELDTEDVPPTTRAIDISNVTRLDTLKPYTDRDCMFREAPEQDGDFFRVPKIITEG, encoded by the coding sequence ATGATAGACCGCGAACAAGTCCAAAAAGTAGCCAATCTTGCTCGTTTAGAACTCAAAGCAGAGGAAGAGGAGAAATTTGCGGCTCAGATGAGCAATATTTTCGATTATTTTCAACAGCTTAGTGAATTAGATACTGAGGATGTGCCGCCGACTACACGGGCGATTGATATTAGCAATGTGACTCGACTGGATACTCTCAAACCCTATACTGACAGGGATTGTATGTTCAGGGAAGCTCCTGAGCAGGATGGTGATTTCTTCAGAGTGCCAAAAATTATCACTGAAGGCTAA